Below is a window of Mustela nigripes isolate SB6536 unplaced genomic scaffold, MUSNIG.SB6536 HiC_scaffold_9120, whole genome shotgun sequence DNA.
ATGAGAATTTGAAATATAGGCTTTGTTTTACTGAATATACTCAACTTTGATAAAAGATAAGGAAGTCTGTTTACCCTTGCAAGATACGGGTAGGATTCCTCGGATTCCAGGCCTCCGTTGTCCATAACATATTGGAAGGCAAAATCCATCAGGCCACCGCGGCAGCCCTCATTGCCTTGAGACCAAGAGCAGTCCACGAGGTTCTGCTCGCTCAGTGACACAAGTTTGCCCGTTTTCCGGAACATCTGTCCTTCAAGGGCACCAGCTGCACTAAAAGCCCAACAAGATTGACACTGACCCTGAAAACAAAATGATACAGCTCTTAGTCTACAAAGTTAATAGCAAGACTTGACAACAGCCCCGACATCTGAAAACTCTTCCAAAACATAACAAACTGTATATGGTTTCTCAACTTCCATCACGAGGGCACTGGTTCCTCTTGGCTTTGCTCTTGGAAAGGGAGCTGCCGAGTACTGTCTCACCTGATCCTTCACGGGGGTCACGTAGCCTTTCTCTCTCCAGTCCACGGACGAGGGGATCTCAGCAAAGAGAGGTGCTTGGAACACATTCCGGTCCTCTTG
It encodes the following:
- the LOC132009245 gene encoding procathepsin L-like, with protein sequence MHPSLFLAALCLGIASAAPQPNQSLDARWSQWKAAHKRLYNKDEEGRRRTVWEMNLKVIEQHNQEYSQGKHSFTMAMNDFGDLTSEEFQQVLSDLKIQKQEDRNVFQAPLFAEIPSSVDWREKGYVTPVKDQGQCQSCWAFSAAGALEGQMFRKTGKLVSLSEQNLVDCSWSQGNEGCRGGLMDFAFQYVMDNGGLESEESYPYLAR